Below is a genomic region from Flammeovirgaceae bacterium SG7u.111.
CATCTACCGCAAAGTATTGCAAGTAGAAAAGGAAACTGGGGTTCAAAAGTTTGTCAACTTGGATATGGAAGAGTATCGTGACTTATCCATTACACTGGCAACGTTCAAAAAGGCATTGGAGAAGGAAGAATTTAAATCTTTGCGTGCAGGTATTGTTATCCAAGCGTATTTGCCCGATGCTTTTAATGAAGTTTGTAAACTTCAAGAGTGGGCTGTAAAGCGTGTGGAGAGTGGCGGTGCGCCAGTTAAAGTGCGTATTGTGAAAGGTGCTAATATTGAAATGGAATTGACAGAAGCATCAATGAGGGATTGGCCTGTAGCTACGTACGGTACTAAATTAGAAACAGATGCGAACTATAAAAGGGTATTGCTCCAGCTTTTAGATGCGGATAAGGTCAAAAGCATGAATGTTGGTGTGGCGTCCCATAATATTTTTGATTTAGCATTCGCCCTAAAGCTTGTAGAGGACCTAGATATTTCAGATTTTGTTGATTTTGAAATGCTAGAAGGCGTGGCGCAGGGTACTGTTATGGAAATTGTGCACAGAGGGATGAATGTAGTGCTTTATACGCCTATTGTGAAGCCTAGCGATTATAACAATGCAATTGCCTACTTGGTGCGCCGATTGGATGAAGGCACTCAAAAAGGTAACTTCTTGCGCGAAGGGTTCAACCTAGATGTTAATTCAGAAAAATGGGAAGAATTGCAGCAGAACTTCCTTTATTCCTTGGGTAAAATGGATGTGGTGAAAACTACCCCTAACCGTACCCAAGACCGTTCTACACAAGTTGTAGTTCCTCAAACAGAATTTAAAAATGTTCCCGATACGGACTGGGCGCTGGAAGCTAACCGGAAGTGGATAGCAAGTGTAAAGAAACGCTGGGAAAAACCTGTTGAGGTTGTTGGTGACTTAATTCCTGTTGTGATGGATGGGGCTTCAAAGGAAAGGTCCATTGTCAAACAAGAAAACTGGAAAGGTAAATTGCCTTGGCAGTACGAACTGGCAACGGAAGGTGATTATAAAGAATTTATTGCGGCCGATTCGGAATGGTACGGACTTTCTACTGCCCAAAAGGTCAAATTGTTGAGAAATGCGGCTGTTAAAATGGAAGAGCGTCGTGGTGATCTTATAGCAGTAGCCATTGAGGAGTTAGGAAAGACAGCGCCCGAAGTGGATGTAGAAGTCTCTGAAGCGATTGATTTTGCCAACTTTTATGCTCAGGCATTGCTAGATGTAGACGCTGAAGGCGTGAGCTATGAATGTTCCGGAGTAAACTTGGTTTTGTCTCCGTGGAATTTCCCAATTGCTATTCCTATAGGAGGGGTGCTCGCTTCGTTGGCAGCAGGCAAGAAGGTGATCTTGAAACCTTCACAAAATGCAGCGGCTTGTGCGTATCTTATCAGTCAATGTTTGTGGGATGCTGGTATACCTAAAAGCGCTTTTGCCTTTTTGCCAACCGAAGAATCCAACCTCGATGCGTTCTTGTCAGAGGGAAATACCTTCGATGCTGTTATTTTAACAGGAGGTACGGCTACGGCTCAGTTCTTATTGAAGCGCAACCCACATTTGAACCTGTATGCGGAAACTGGTGGTAAAAATGCAACTATTGTTACGGCATTGTCAGACCGCGACCAAGCGATTAAAAACGTGGTGCAATCTGCTTTTGGAAATACAGGGCAAAAATGTTCGGCGACTTCCTTGCTGATTTTGGAGGAAGAAGTGTTTAATGACAAGCATTTCAAAGAATTATTGAAAGATGCTGCGGAAAGTAGGGTTTATGGCGATCCTTGGGATTTCCATACAAGCATAGGCCCATTGGCAGTTCCTATCAACGACCGTATTAAACACGTGATTGAGAATACGGCTGACAAAGATTGGCTTCTTAAGCCAGAGCTAGAAGGGGACTATCTTTTGAAACCGGGCATAAAATGGGGGATTACCACAGCAGATTACGGTTATAAGAATGAGCTTTTTGGCCCTATTCTTTTTGTGATGAAGGCGAATGGGTTGCAAGATGCCATAGATAAAGTGAACGGTGTAGAATACGGTCTCACAAGTGGAATAGAATCCTTGGCACGAGAGGAGGTTCGCTACTGGAAAAACAATGTAATTGCTGGAAACTTGTACGCCAATAGAAGTACAACAGGAGCGATTGTGATGCGTCAGCCATTTGGAGGCATGAAAGCGTCTTGCTATGGTTTTGGGATGAAAGCAGGAGGTGTTAACTATGTGCGCCAGTTCCTGAACCTAAAGCCAGTAGAAATGGTGGATATGAGCCAGATAGAAAACAACTATTTACTCTATTTCTTGTCGCATTTCAATAAGGAAGTGGACTACGCTCATATTCGTGGGCAGCACAACACTTGCCGATACATAAAGCCCAATAAGGTGCTTGTTTTGGTAGGGAAAGACACTACCCAAGACCATTTGGACATGGTGCTTACAGCCTGTGACGTGCTCAAAATAGAGGCTCAGGTATATGCAATTTCAGAGCTAAGTTTAAAAACAGAAGTTCCTCTCTTTCAGGTTGGTTCATGGGATGAATTGGTTCCAGATATCAACTTTGAAACTAGGGTGCGGAGCCTGACCAATGAAATTGACGATGCCTTCAGAGTATCCTTGCATGAAAAGCATATCAATATTTATGATAGAACCCCTGTTCCCAGTGGTAGGTTTGAACTTTTGAATTACCTAAGCGAGCAAAGTATCTCCATCAATTACCACCGTTATGGTAACCAGATGGGAGAAAGGTCTAAGTAAATAGATTAGTTATTCAAAGGGCTTGTTTAGTCTTAAACAAGCTCTTTGTTTTTTATGCTTTTTTAAATCGTTGTTTCTTCGTTATTTAAACAGGCATTTACTTTTTCAATCCCTTTTTGGCTGTCTGAAAGAATTAGTAAAGTATCATTTGCCTCAATTACAGTAGAACCACTTGGGGTCAAATACTTATCATTTCTATTGATCATTGCAATTATAGCTTCTTTAGGAAACCCCAAATCCACAATTTTTTTACCCACTGCACTGCAGTCAGGGGAAACGTCAATTTCCTTCATTGCTGTTTTAGAGATGTTAGAAATAAACCTATCGGTTTCTGAGATTGGTTTGGCTTTTTCAGGCAATGCAACATTAAGCCAATTTGCCAGAACAGACAAAGTAGTTCCTTGGATGAGTATAGAGGTAACAGAAATGAAAAACACGACATTAAAAATCATATCAGCCTTTTCTATTCCTGCTATTAGCGGATAGGTTGCAAAAACAATGGGGACAGCTCCGCGCAAACCGACCCAAGATATATATAAACGCCTTCTCAATTTCATTTTGAAGAAAATCAGACTGAGAAAGACACTTATTGGGCGAGCTACTAAAATCAGGAATGCTGAAATGAGCATGCCAATGCCAAAATAAGGGAAAACTCGCGTTGGGAAAACAAGTAGGCCTAACGTAAGGAATAATACAATTTGCATTAGCCAAGCCAGCCCATCATACATTTTTAGAATTGTCTTCTTATGAATAAGATTTTGGTTGCCCAAATAAACCGCACAGATATAAATAGCTAAAAAACCATTGCCCCCTGCAAAGTCAGTGACCGAAAATGTAACAAACATTAAAGCGATTACCAAAACAGGGTAAAGACCTTCAAAGTCGAGCTTGATTGTATTTATAATGAGCTTGCTAAGCTTGCCCAATGCAAAGCCTGCAACTGCCCCAATAATCATCTGTTGTAAAAACAATGGGATAATGGAAAGAACACTCATATCTTGGTTGATAACCAGAGACAAAAATGCGATAGTTAGCACATACGCCATGGGGTCATTACTGCCGCTTTCCAATTCTAAAGTGGGACGTAGGTTTGATTTTAATGCAAGGCTTTTCGAGCGTAATATTGAAAATACTGCAGCTGCGTCTGTAGATGAGACAATAGAACCCAAAAGCAAACTCTCGTAAATAGTAAAGTCGGTAACTAGCCAGACAAAAGTTCCAAGAGTAAGGGCTGTAAGTAATACGCCTAACGTTGACAATACAAGCCCTTCCTTTAGAATTGGCTTTACCGAAGACCAATTAGTATCAAGCCCACCCGAAAATAGTATGAAGTTAAGAGAGACAATTCCTATAAATTGGGCAATTTGGGAGTTGTCAAAATTAATACCTCCAATTCCATCTGTGCCAGCTAACATTCCTATTCCTAAAAATAGCAGTAGCGTAGGTACGCCAAATTTATAGGAAGTCTTGCCTACTATAATACTTATAAATAGTAGTAAAGAACCAATTAATAGGATGTTTTCAATTGATAAA
It encodes:
- a CDS encoding potassium/proton antiporter, whose amino-acid sequence is MNLSIENILLIGSLLLFISIIVGKTSYKFGVPTLLLFLGIGMLAGTDGIGGINFDNSQIAQFIGIVSLNFILFSGGLDTNWSSVKPILKEGLVLSTLGVLLTALTLGTFVWLVTDFTIYESLLLGSIVSSTDAAAVFSILRSKSLALKSNLRPTLELESGSNDPMAYVLTIAFLSLVINQDMSVLSIIPLFLQQMIIGAVAGFALGKLSKLIINTIKLDFEGLYPVLVIALMFVTFSVTDFAGGNGFLAIYICAVYLGNQNLIHKKTILKMYDGLAWLMQIVLFLTLGLLVFPTRVFPYFGIGMLISAFLILVARPISVFLSLIFFKMKLRRRLYISWVGLRGAVPIVFATYPLIAGIEKADMIFNVVFFISVTSILIQGTTLSVLANWLNVALPEKAKPISETDRFISNISKTAMKEIDVSPDCSAVGKKIVDLGFPKEAIIAMINRNDKYLTPSGSTVIEANDTLLILSDSQKGIEKVNACLNNEETTI
- a CDS encoding bifunctional proline dehydrogenase/L-glutamate gamma-semialdehyde dehydrogenase codes for the protein MSFKLSTKQIDQVLKTAVGLQKPRRKAPPNPFGKRIGPIIKSPEGKIFLIRLMDVAFRTKNYSRVSSYVYRLFKSTDAHQKLFSTQEKVLVRLFNMIGYKLPSVSVPLMLKEIQDVTSPVVYFLGDKKYKEHYGKRKKQKIQLNINLIGEALIGEKEAEKRIEQYCNLLGQKEVDYISIKASTIYSQIESIAHDQVVDVLVEKLSIIYRKVLQVEKETGVQKFVNLDMEEYRDLSITLATFKKALEKEEFKSLRAGIVIQAYLPDAFNEVCKLQEWAVKRVESGGAPVKVRIVKGANIEMELTEASMRDWPVATYGTKLETDANYKRVLLQLLDADKVKSMNVGVASHNIFDLAFALKLVEDLDISDFVDFEMLEGVAQGTVMEIVHRGMNVVLYTPIVKPSDYNNAIAYLVRRLDEGTQKGNFLREGFNLDVNSEKWEELQQNFLYSLGKMDVVKTTPNRTQDRSTQVVVPQTEFKNVPDTDWALEANRKWIASVKKRWEKPVEVVGDLIPVVMDGASKERSIVKQENWKGKLPWQYELATEGDYKEFIAADSEWYGLSTAQKVKLLRNAAVKMEERRGDLIAVAIEELGKTAPEVDVEVSEAIDFANFYAQALLDVDAEGVSYECSGVNLVLSPWNFPIAIPIGGVLASLAAGKKVILKPSQNAAACAYLISQCLWDAGIPKSAFAFLPTEESNLDAFLSEGNTFDAVILTGGTATAQFLLKRNPHLNLYAETGGKNATIVTALSDRDQAIKNVVQSAFGNTGQKCSATSLLILEEEVFNDKHFKELLKDAAESRVYGDPWDFHTSIGPLAVPINDRIKHVIENTADKDWLLKPELEGDYLLKPGIKWGITTADYGYKNELFGPILFVMKANGLQDAIDKVNGVEYGLTSGIESLAREEVRYWKNNVIAGNLYANRSTTGAIVMRQPFGGMKASCYGFGMKAGGVNYVRQFLNLKPVEMVDMSQIENNYLLYFLSHFNKEVDYAHIRGQHNTCRYIKPNKVLVLVGKDTTQDHLDMVLTACDVLKIEAQVYAISELSLKTEVPLFQVGSWDELVPDINFETRVRSLTNEIDDAFRVSLHEKHINIYDRTPVPSGRFELLNYLSEQSISINYHRYGNQMGERSK